Proteins found in one Erythrobacter sp. 3-20A1M genomic segment:
- the purU gene encoding formyltetrahydrofolate deformylase — MAGPLILTLDCADRPGLTAEVAGFLFERGGNILEAQQFNDRAADRFFMRVEFDPGERNAEAMRAAFTTLAERIGARWRLVGRDRPRRVLLMVSKFDHCLADLIYRWRIGELAMEPVAIVSNHPASALDHANIGDIPFHHLPVTADTKAQQEGRVRALVEETGAELVVLARYMQILSDEQAAHLAGRCINIHHSFLPGFKGAKPYHQAHARGVKMIGATAHYVTADLDEGPIIHQDVEPIDHADTPDELVRKGRDIERRVLAEAVRLHLEERVLLNGSRTVVFRG, encoded by the coding sequence ATGGCGGGCCCGCTGATCCTGACGCTCGACTGCGCCGACCGGCCGGGCCTGACCGCCGAGGTCGCGGGCTTCCTGTTCGAACGCGGCGGCAATATCCTGGAGGCGCAGCAGTTCAACGACCGCGCCGCCGACCGTTTCTTCATGCGGGTCGAGTTCGACCCCGGCGAGCGAAACGCGGAAGCGATGCGCGCCGCATTCACCACGCTGGCCGAGCGGATCGGCGCGCGCTGGCGGCTGGTCGGGCGCGACCGCCCGCGCCGGGTGCTGCTGATGGTCAGCAAGTTCGATCATTGCCTGGCGGATCTCATCTATCGTTGGCGCATCGGCGAGCTGGCGATGGAGCCGGTCGCGATCGTCTCCAACCACCCGGCAAGCGCGCTCGACCACGCCAATATCGGCGACATCCCGTTCCATCACCTGCCCGTGACCGCCGACACGAAAGCGCAGCAGGAGGGGCGGGTGCGCGCCCTGGTGGAGGAGACGGGGGCCGAGCTGGTGGTGCTGGCGCGTTACATGCAGATCCTCTCGGACGAACAGGCGGCGCATCTCGCGGGGCGCTGCATCAACATCCACCACTCCTTCCTGCCCGGGTTCAAGGGCGCGAAGCCTTACCATCAGGCGCACGCGCGGGGGGTGAAGATGATCGGCGCGACCGCGCATTACGTCACCGCCGATCTCGACGAGGGGCCGATCATCCACCAGGACGTGGAGCCGATCGATCATGCCGACACGCCCGACGAACTGGTCCGCAAGGGCCGCGACATAGAGCGGCGCGTACTGGCCGAGGCGGTGCGGCTGCATCTGGAGGAGCGGGTGCTGCTGAACGGCAGCCGCACGGTCGTCTTTCGCGGCTGA
- a CDS encoding dienelactone hydrolase family protein has protein sequence MCDQTDLARLKGLDRRRFGAGSMALGGTAALAACTGMNDRSGGDGESTAAGGSDGLTRSNVTIDTPHGKADAFFVHPASGNHPAVLLWPDIAGLREAFYRMSARLAGEGYAVLAVNPYYRDVSGEQFADFSAFAGDNGFEKVGPWREKLTADNIMRDASAYIAWLDRQDAVDTGRGAGTQGYCMGGPFTVWSAAAVPERIRAAASFHGGGLVRDGAKSPHNMLGRTQASYLFAVAQNDDAKDPEAKTTLREAAAAANVPAEIEVYPADHGWTVIDSPSYDKSAAEKAWSRLMALYGGTIASD, from the coding sequence ATGTGCGACCAGACCGATCTTGCCCGGCTGAAGGGCCTCGATCGCCGCCGTTTCGGCGCCGGTTCCATGGCTCTGGGCGGCACTGCGGCGCTGGCCGCCTGCACCGGGATGAACGACCGATCGGGTGGTGACGGCGAAAGCACCGCTGCAGGCGGTTCGGACGGACTCACCCGTTCCAACGTCACCATCGACACGCCCCACGGGAAGGCCGACGCCTTCTTCGTCCATCCCGCGTCGGGCAACCATCCGGCGGTGCTGCTGTGGCCCGATATCGCGGGGCTGCGCGAGGCGTTCTACCGCATGAGCGCGCGGCTGGCGGGCGAGGGTTACGCGGTGCTCGCGGTCAATCCCTATTACCGCGACGTATCGGGCGAACAGTTCGCCGATTTCTCCGCCTTTGCCGGCGACAACGGGTTCGAGAAGGTCGGGCCATGGCGCGAGAAGCTGACCGCCGACAATATAATGCGCGATGCAAGTGCGTACATCGCGTGGCTCGATCGGCAGGATGCGGTCGATACCGGCCGTGGCGCGGGGACGCAGGGCTATTGCATGGGCGGGCCGTTCACCGTGTGGAGCGCCGCTGCCGTGCCCGAGCGGATCCGCGCCGCCGCCAGCTTCCACGGCGGCGGACTGGTGCGCGACGGTGCGAAAAGCCCGCACAACATGTTGGGCCGCACGCAGGCGAGCTATCTCTTCGCCGTTGCGCAGAACGACGATGCAAAGGATCCGGAGGCAAAGACCACGCTGCGAGAGGCGGCGGCCGCCGCGAACGTGCCGGCCGAGATCGAGGTTTACCCCGCCGACCACGGCTGGACCGTGATCGACAGCCCAAGCTACGATAAATCGGCGGCGGAGAAGGCGTGGTCGCGCCTGATGGCCCTCTACGGTGGGACCATTGCCAGCGATTGA
- a CDS encoding GGDEF domain-containing protein: MDRLWRTVSIPRALVSDYAGFRARIQGSTALPKMIMATLVMCGLVPIDLIVIPDVSWLSLIVRLGIALPLGIAACILVNRHRRSLAIVQSTYCAVSIAYGTLACMLVTASASPLAPVYMTANNLTIVFALLILGLPPRWATALAASIVLTQSIALALAPFTTPKLFLLVTGLSLTMVGVGLFGNVVLDRGQRLRFLSRQRDERRLHALASQNALLERLSALDFLTGLSNRRVFDTVLASVMAETPAGETVALAMIDIDHFKAFNDTLGHQAGDVALKHVAAALERVSRHNDLVARYGGEEFAVVIPDTPPHSLDLIGARLRAAVENAAIAHPASPSAQYITVSVGIAYCDARGSVEALVSAADRALYRAKKEGRNRVAIAHCDGSEAASPIQRLA, from the coding sequence GTGGACAGGCTGTGGCGCACCGTGTCGATCCCGCGTGCCCTGGTGAGCGACTACGCCGGTTTTCGCGCACGCATCCAGGGCAGTACGGCATTGCCGAAGATGATCATGGCGACGCTGGTCATGTGCGGCCTGGTGCCGATCGACCTGATTGTCATTCCCGACGTGTCCTGGCTCTCGCTTATCGTGCGGTTGGGGATCGCCCTGCCGCTCGGTATCGCCGCATGCATCCTCGTGAACCGGCACCGGCGTTCGCTGGCGATCGTGCAGTCGACCTACTGCGCCGTCTCGATCGCCTACGGCACGCTTGCCTGCATGCTGGTGACCGCTTCAGCCAGCCCCCTCGCCCCGGTCTACATGACCGCCAACAACCTCACGATCGTATTCGCGCTCCTGATCCTGGGCCTGCCCCCGCGCTGGGCGACCGCGCTAGCCGCGTCAATCGTGCTGACGCAGAGCATCGCCCTGGCGCTGGCCCCATTCACCACGCCGAAGCTGTTCCTGTTGGTCACCGGGCTGTCGCTTACCATGGTGGGGGTCGGGCTTTTCGGAAATGTGGTGCTCGATCGCGGCCAGCGGCTGCGCTTCCTGTCCCGCCAGCGCGACGAACGGCGGCTGCACGCGCTGGCATCGCAGAACGCACTGCTGGAGCGACTTTCCGCTCTCGACTTCCTGACGGGCCTGTCCAATCGGCGTGTGTTCGACACCGTTCTGGCTTCCGTCATGGCGGAGACTCCCGCGGGCGAGACGGTCGCTCTGGCCATGATCGACATCGATCATTTCAAGGCGTTCAACGACACGCTGGGCCATCAGGCGGGCGACGTCGCGCTGAAGCATGTCGCAGCCGCGCTCGAGCGGGTTTCGCGCCACAACGACCTGGTCGCCCGCTATGGCGGGGAGGAATTCGCGGTCGTCATACCCGACACGCCCCCGCATTCGCTGGATCTGATCGGTGCGCGGCTACGCGCGGCGGTTGAGAACGCCGCGATCGCCCATCCGGCTAGCCCGTCGGCCCAGTACATCACGGTCTCGGTCGGGATCGCCTATTGCGACGCGCGCGGATCGGTCGAGGCGCTGGTCAGTGCTGCCGACCGTGCGCTGTACCGCGCGAAGAAAGAGGGGCGGAACCGCGTCGCGATCGCTCACTGCGACGGTAGCGAGGCGGCCTCGCCGATCCAGCGGCTCGCCTGA
- a CDS encoding SPFH domain-containing protein has protein sequence MEYILIALVALLVIFLLMAVRVVKQGYVYTIERFGKFTKAAEPGLHIITPFIDRIGHKINVMEQVLDIPGQEIITKDNAMVGVDAVVFFQVLEAAKAAYEVSGLNNAIMALTTTNLRTVMGSMDLDETLSKRDEINARLLSVVDHATSPWGVKITRVEIKDIRPPIDISEAMARQMKAERLKRAEILEAEGDRASNILRAEGDKQSAILKAEGKREAAFRDAEARERAAEAEARATQVVSDAIASGGNGAINYFVAQEYTKAIGKFADSPNAKTILFPVEATQLIGSLGGIGELVKGITGDSDVTTRADAGTPLPRGRERASVPRTGDRG, from the coding sequence ATGGAATATATTCTGATCGCGCTGGTCGCGCTGCTGGTCATCTTCCTGCTGATGGCGGTGCGCGTCGTGAAACAGGGCTACGTCTATACGATCGAGCGTTTCGGCAAGTTCACCAAGGCGGCCGAACCGGGCCTGCACATCATCACCCCGTTCATCGACCGCATCGGTCACAAGATCAACGTGATGGAGCAGGTGCTCGACATTCCGGGGCAGGAGATCATCACGAAGGACAACGCCATGGTGGGCGTGGACGCGGTGGTGTTCTTCCAGGTGCTGGAAGCGGCCAAGGCGGCCTACGAGGTCTCAGGCCTCAACAACGCGATCATGGCGCTCACCACCACCAATCTGCGCACCGTGATGGGCAGCATGGACCTGGACGAAACCCTGTCGAAGCGCGACGAGATCAATGCGCGGCTGCTGTCCGTGGTCGATCACGCCACCTCCCCTTGGGGGGTCAAGATCACCCGGGTCGAGATCAAGGACATCCGCCCGCCGATCGACATATCGGAGGCGATGGCGCGGCAGATGAAGGCGGAGCGGCTGAAGCGTGCCGAAATCCTGGAGGCCGAAGGCGACCGGGCGTCCAACATCCTGCGCGCAGAGGGCGACAAGCAGTCCGCCATCCTGAAGGCGGAGGGCAAGCGCGAGGCCGCGTTCCGCGATGCCGAAGCGCGCGAACGCGCCGCCGAGGCGGAAGCCAGGGCGACGCAAGTCGTGTCCGATGCGATCGCTTCGGGCGGGAACGGCGCGATCAACTACTTCGTGGCGCAGGAATACACCAAGGCGATCGGCAAGTTCGCCGACAGCCCCAATGCCAAGACGATCCTGTTCCCGGTGGAGGCGACGCAGCTGATCGGATCGCTGGGCGGCATCGGGGAACTGGTGAAGGGGATCACCGGCGATAGCGACGTCACGACGCGCGCCGATGCGGGAACGCCCCTGCCGCGCGGGCGCGAACGGGCGAGCGTGCCGCGCACCGGCGACCGGGGCTAG
- a CDS encoding NfeD family protein — MLDGVEPYIVWIVIGLVLATLELVVPGVYLIWLAVAALITGGLAFIYDVGLALQVVEFVALALISVYSARRILSDSPIVSSDPLLNKPTGRMVGQTAVVTQAIEGGSGRVRYADGEWMARGVDMEPGERVRITGTEGSVLLVEPVNLITQGDAPQV; from the coding sequence ATGCTCGACGGGGTCGAACCCTATATCGTCTGGATCGTGATCGGGCTGGTACTCGCCACGCTGGAGCTGGTGGTGCCCGGCGTCTATCTGATCTGGCTTGCCGTCGCGGCGCTGATCACCGGCGGGCTTGCCTTCATCTACGATGTCGGCCTCGCGTTACAGGTGGTGGAGTTCGTCGCGCTGGCGCTGATCTCCGTCTATTCGGCGCGCCGCATCCTGTCGGACAGCCCGATCGTCAGTTCGGACCCGCTGCTCAACAAGCCAACCGGGCGCATGGTGGGGCAGACCGCGGTCGTCACCCAGGCGATCGAAGGCGGCAGCGGCCGGGTGCGTTACGCCGACGGCGAATGGATGGCGCGCGGCGTCGACATGGAGCCGGGCGAGCGCGTGCGGATCACCGGAACGGAAGGCTCCGTGCTGCTGGTGGAGCCGGTGAACCTCATCACCCAGGGGGACGCGCCGCAGGTCTAG
- a CDS encoding complex I NDUFA9 subunit family protein — translation MPTRDPLYGQLVTVFGGSGFIGIHLAQQLLERGARLRVASRHPEEAWSLKPLANLGQLQFVRCNVLDERNVRACVDGAYGVVNLVGSFEGNLEKLMGDAAGMMARAAKEAGARAFVEVSAIGADIEAESEYAYAKGLGEEKVRAAFPEATIMRPSVVFGEDGGIVKMFADLIQMMPALPVFAPEAPMQLVHVDDVAEGITAALVDPGTHGGKIYELAGPEKVTMMQLNRRIAEAQRRKRLFAPMPDAVGSFFSALPGSPMGPDQWKLLKAGNVASGQHPGLAKLGVEPKPLSLFLDRMMVRYRKHGRFADRTGIAPGTN, via the coding sequence ATGCCCACACGCGATCCCCTTTACGGCCAGCTCGTCACCGTCTTCGGCGGTTCGGGCTTCATCGGCATCCACCTCGCCCAGCAATTGCTGGAGCGCGGCGCACGGCTGCGCGTGGCTAGCCGGCATCCCGAAGAAGCCTGGTCGCTGAAGCCGCTCGCCAATCTCGGCCAGCTGCAGTTCGTGCGCTGCAACGTGCTGGACGAACGCAACGTGCGCGCCTGCGTAGACGGGGCCTATGGCGTGGTGAACCTGGTCGGCAGCTTCGAGGGCAATCTGGAAAAGCTAATGGGCGATGCGGCCGGCATGATGGCCCGCGCCGCGAAGGAAGCGGGCGCGCGGGCGTTCGTCGAGGTCAGCGCGATCGGCGCCGACATCGAGGCCGAGAGCGAATATGCCTATGCCAAGGGGCTGGGCGAGGAAAAGGTGCGCGCGGCGTTTCCCGAGGCGACCATCATGCGCCCTTCGGTCGTGTTCGGCGAGGATGGCGGGATCGTGAAGATGTTCGCCGATCTGATCCAGATGATGCCCGCCCTGCCGGTGTTCGCGCCCGAAGCGCCGATGCAACTGGTCCATGTGGACGATGTCGCGGAAGGGATCACGGCGGCGCTGGTCGATCCGGGAACGCATGGCGGCAAGATCTACGAGCTCGCCGGACCGGAGAAGGTCACGATGATGCAGCTCAACCGCCGCATCGCGGAGGCGCAGCGCCGCAAGCGGCTGTTCGCGCCGATGCCCGATGCGGTCGGCAGCTTCTTCTCCGCCCTGCCCGGCTCGCCGATGGGGCCGGATCAATGGAAGCTGCTGAAGGCGGGCAATGTCGCCAGCGGCCAGCATCCCGGCCTGGCGAAGCTGGGGGTGGAGCCCAAGCCGCTGTCGCTTTTCCTCGACCGGATGATGGTCCGCTATCGCAAGCACGGTCGTTTCGCCGACCGGACGGGGATCGCGCCCGGCACGAACTGA
- a CDS encoding ATP-dependent RecD-like DNA helicase, translating to MAWAAAKLSEREAVFPASTLAREAGDFAFGKAGHGAISAAIAEAGERGELVAHTFLDRRGAEFAGFTTPQAIATERTMLRLEEAGRGMAQSLSSPLAAARTIERAARQSARSGYAWTEDQKRATAELLTSRDRVAAVQGYAGTAKTTTVLATYAREARRNGLAVTALAPTASAATVLGEALGLRGDTVARHLLAPEAKTPGKDAVWLVDEASMLSAHDMAKLLTRADKAGARLVLVGDVKQLGSVGAGAAFAQLQQAGMATAKLAAVVRQTNADTREAVMASIEGHAGKALAALECGGGKVIEGTTPDGRLGAMARHYLALSPAERAQTLVIEPSREGRDRLTGMIREKLAERGELSAEAVRFDALEAKGLTRAEAREAASYAIGDIVRFSRDFAAKGVRRGESFAISAVDPVDGRIALEGRGGRSLDWHPRQWGAGKAEVFEPKPMELRTGDRVQFTRNDREAGRVNGLGGAVSRIDPDRCHATVKLANAGKM from the coding sequence GTGGCTTGGGCCGCTGCCAAGCTGTCAGAGCGAGAGGCGGTATTCCCGGCCAGCACGCTCGCGCGTGAGGCCGGGGACTTTGCTTTCGGCAAGGCCGGGCACGGTGCGATCAGCGCAGCGATTGCCGAAGCCGGGGAACGCGGCGAGCTCGTCGCGCACACATTCCTCGACCGGCGCGGTGCGGAATTCGCCGGGTTCACAACGCCGCAGGCTATCGCGACCGAGCGCACCATGCTGCGCCTCGAAGAGGCCGGGCGAGGCATGGCGCAGTCACTTTCCAGTCCTTTGGCAGCAGCAAGGACCATCGAGCGCGCTGCGCGGCAGTCAGCCCGATCAGGTTACGCATGGACCGAAGACCAGAAGCGGGCGACCGCAGAATTGCTTACCTCGCGCGACCGCGTCGCTGCCGTCCAAGGCTACGCCGGGACCGCCAAAACCACCACCGTGCTTGCAACCTACGCGCGCGAGGCACGGCGAAACGGACTTGCCGTGACCGCGCTTGCGCCAACCGCATCGGCGGCGACTGTGCTGGGCGAGGCACTCGGCCTGCGCGGCGATACCGTGGCGCGGCACTTATTGGCACCGGAGGCGAAGACGCCAGGCAAGGATGCCGTCTGGCTTGTCGATGAGGCTTCAATGCTTTCGGCGCACGACATGGCGAAACTCTTAACCCGTGCTGACAAGGCCGGTGCGCGGCTCGTGTTGGTGGGCGATGTGAAGCAGCTGGGATCGGTTGGCGCTGGCGCGGCCTTCGCCCAGTTGCAGCAGGCTGGCATGGCGACCGCGAAGCTTGCCGCAGTGGTTCGCCAGACCAATGCCGACACGCGAGAAGCCGTCATGGCCTCGATCGAAGGTCACGCAGGCAAGGCCCTGGCCGCGCTGGAATGTGGCGGCGGCAAGGTGATCGAAGGGACAACGCCGGACGGGCGCCTTGGGGCGATGGCCCGGCACTATCTGGCCCTGTCGCCAGCAGAGCGCGCGCAAACGCTGGTCATCGAGCCATCGCGCGAAGGCCGCGACAGGCTCACCGGTATGATCCGCGAAAAGCTGGCCGAGCGCGGCGAGCTGTCGGCGGAGGCGGTGCGGTTCGATGCTCTGGAGGCGAAGGGCTTGACCCGTGCGGAGGCGCGCGAGGCAGCAAGCTATGCCATCGGCGATATTGTCAGGTTCAGCCGCGACTTTGCCGCGAAGGGCGTGCGTCGGGGCGAGAGCTTCGCAATTTCCGCTGTCGATCCTGTCGACGGGCGCATCGCCCTAGAGGGGCGCGGTGGACGGTCGCTGGACTGGCATCCCCGGCAGTGGGGTGCAGGCAAAGCCGAAGTGTTTGAGCCGAAACCGATGGAGCTCCGCACCGGCGACCGCGTGCAGTTTACCCGCAACGACCGCGAGGCCGGAAGGGTCAATGGCCTTGGCGGAGCTGTTTCACGTATCGATCCTGACCGATGCCACGCAACAGTGAAGCTCGCCAACGCTGGGAAGATGTAG
- a CDS encoding integrase arm-type DNA-binding domain-containing protein — MPLTDTRLRALKPKDKPYKVTDERGLYVEVTPTGGKLWRFRYRIGGAQKKLCIGSYPEISLKQARDAAYEARRAVASGGDPAFEKRKRKIRAEFLSAQTFEAVAREYIEQMMVQNGRADGTIVKANYFLDKLAPAIGNRPINEIEPFEVLAPLKRLEATGKHETAKKCRSFAGRVFRYGVATTRCKSDPTSMLKGALVTPRAKHYAAILEPTELGGLLRAIDDFTGYMVTKLALQIAPHVFVRPGELRHAEWHEIDLVDGVWKIPAGKMKARRAHAVPLSKQVRGYLTDLAEMLGREGYVFPSARSSKRPMSENTLNAAFRRMGYSKEEVTAHGLRATASTFLNESGLWNPDAIERALAHGDSNVEGFDAISLFSGSTTADLPEPASTRKPSAAALRIWRDAQPLRASPAKAYLESRGILAASQALRFHPRTPLGPKGRTRFLTAMIAAVSLDEGPIAIHRTFLSGNAKADFEKPKRALGALGEAAVRLFAPVSGKLGLAEGIESAMSAYALTGIPAWRLAMLVVFCGKRVQTLPRL, encoded by the coding sequence ATGCCTCTGACAGATACTCGCCTCCGCGCACTCAAGCCCAAGGATAAGCCGTACAAGGTAACGGATGAGCGTGGCCTGTATGTTGAGGTCACGCCGACCGGCGGCAAGCTTTGGCGATTCCGATACCGGATCGGCGGTGCGCAAAAGAAGCTCTGCATCGGCAGCTATCCCGAAATCAGCCTCAAGCAAGCGCGAGACGCAGCCTACGAGGCACGACGAGCTGTTGCCTCTGGCGGCGACCCGGCCTTTGAGAAGCGGAAGCGGAAAATCCGCGCCGAGTTCCTTTCTGCGCAGACGTTCGAGGCAGTTGCACGTGAGTATATTGAACAGATGATGGTCCAGAATGGCCGTGCCGATGGCACGATCGTCAAGGCCAATTATTTCCTAGACAAGCTTGCGCCTGCCATCGGGAACCGACCCATCAACGAGATCGAGCCGTTCGAAGTCCTGGCTCCTCTTAAACGACTAGAAGCCACGGGTAAGCACGAGACTGCGAAGAAATGCCGCTCGTTCGCAGGCCGCGTGTTTCGCTATGGTGTCGCAACGACCCGTTGCAAATCCGATCCGACCAGTATGCTGAAGGGTGCACTCGTAACGCCGCGAGCCAAGCATTATGCAGCAATTCTCGAGCCCACCGAGCTAGGCGGGTTGCTCCGCGCCATCGACGACTTCACTGGCTACATGGTGACGAAGTTGGCTTTGCAGATCGCGCCGCACGTGTTTGTGCGCCCCGGCGAACTCCGGCACGCCGAATGGCATGAGATCGACCTCGTCGATGGGGTCTGGAAGATCCCTGCCGGTAAAATGAAAGCGCGCCGAGCGCATGCCGTCCCGCTTTCCAAGCAGGTTAGAGGCTATCTCACTGATCTGGCCGAGATGCTCGGCCGCGAAGGATATGTTTTCCCGTCTGCGCGCAGCTCCAAGCGTCCCATGAGTGAAAACACGCTCAATGCCGCATTCCGTCGCATGGGATACTCGAAGGAAGAAGTCACCGCTCATGGACTCCGGGCGACAGCATCGACATTCCTGAACGAGTCGGGCCTTTGGAATCCTGATGCGATTGAGCGTGCCTTGGCACATGGCGACAGCAATGTTGAAGGCTTCGACGCGATCTCGCTTTTCTCTGGGTCTACGACTGCTGACCTTCCCGAGCCGGCCAGCACGCGCAAACCCTCGGCGGCGGCGCTACGGATCTGGCGCGATGCACAGCCACTGCGTGCCAGTCCGGCAAAGGCATACCTTGAGAGCCGCGGCATCCTCGCTGCATCGCAGGCGCTGCGCTTCCATCCACGAACGCCGCTTGGTCCGAAGGGACGCACTCGCTTTTTGACCGCCATGATCGCGGCGGTCAGCCTCGACGAGGGGCCGATCGCCATCCATCGCACGTTCCTTTCGGGCAATGCCAAGGCCGATTTCGAAAAGCCGAAGCGCGCGCTCGGCGCGCTCGGTGAAGCTGCTGTCCGCCTCTTCGCTCCGGTTTCCGGCAAGCTTGGCCTTGCCGAAGGGATCGAGAGCGCGATGTCGGCCTATGCTCTCACCGGCATCCCCGCCTGGAGGTTGGCGATGCTGGTCGTCTTCTGCGGGAAGCGCGTCCAGACATTGCCGAGGCTGTAA
- a CDS encoding GSU2403 family nucleotidyltransferase fold protein yields MAIIQPFSAEQERALINMRQRYDVWIEAERELFAMPYDLKRKKIGEYEYLYEVFDRVGNGKSLGAWDDEKEVQFEDYKAAKASLKERRDGARDALNESSRIARALRLPMLSADAGPILREADRRSLLGSHLLVVGTNAMAAYAIEAAGTFRDVPDETEDFDLAWTADEPEDGTQLWDMLKAVDPTFTINTEREFQARNAKAYEVELLVAPSRVETLAGKDRPRPVPLPEQEWLLPGRRVDQVVPCRDGSPARIVAPDPRWFALHKLWLGAQAKRNPLKRRKDTVQGAALLDAVAEAMPHYSFGHEFVESLPDELVPYWEEWAKARG; encoded by the coding sequence ATGGCCATCATCCAACCCTTCTCCGCTGAGCAGGAACGAGCGCTCATCAACATGCGCCAGCGCTACGATGTGTGGATCGAAGCCGAGCGCGAACTCTTCGCGATGCCGTACGACCTGAAGCGCAAGAAGATCGGAGAGTACGAGTACCTCTATGAGGTTTTTGATCGCGTAGGAAACGGCAAAAGTCTCGGCGCGTGGGACGACGAAAAGGAAGTCCAGTTTGAGGATTACAAGGCTGCAAAAGCTTCCTTGAAGGAGCGCCGCGACGGCGCACGGGATGCTCTTAATGAGAGCAGCCGGATTGCTCGCGCACTGCGCTTGCCGATGCTTTCAGCGGACGCCGGACCCATTCTCCGTGAGGCGGACAGACGGTCGCTTCTCGGTAGTCACCTGCTTGTTGTCGGCACCAACGCAATGGCAGCCTATGCCATCGAAGCGGCAGGCACGTTTCGCGATGTGCCGGACGAAACAGAGGACTTCGATCTCGCTTGGACGGCTGACGAACCGGAAGACGGAACGCAGCTTTGGGACATGCTCAAAGCGGTTGATCCGACTTTCACGATCAATACCGAACGGGAATTTCAGGCGCGCAACGCGAAAGCCTATGAAGTCGAATTGCTGGTCGCTCCATCGCGTGTCGAAACGCTCGCCGGAAAGGATAGGCCACGACCTGTTCCTCTACCCGAACAGGAATGGCTCTTGCCCGGTCGGCGGGTAGACCAGGTCGTCCCGTGCCGTGATGGCAGCCCGGCACGTATCGTGGCACCTGACCCTCGCTGGTTCGCGCTCCACAAACTCTGGTTGGGTGCTCAGGCAAAGCGGAACCCGCTCAAGCGGCGCAAGGACACGGTGCAGGGAGCGGCACTGCTCGACGCGGTTGCCGAGGCGATGCCTCATTATTCGTTTGGCCACGAGTTTGTGGAAAGCCTGCCTGATGAGCTAGTGCCCTATTGGGAGGAGTGGGCGAAGGCGCGCGGATAG